Proteins co-encoded in one Nonlabens agnitus genomic window:
- a CDS encoding biotin--[acetyl-CoA-carboxylase] ligase translates to MSFQLVKIHATESTNEDLKVRFRESELPQLTTLYTDHQMAGKGQMGAKWLSEPYKNLTFSILISDLLNGLTDFEINKWVAVTVVEWLRQKLQIQAVIKWPNDILSVNHKLGGILIENIIQNGKRQATIIGIGLNINQTDFQELPKAISLRQITGKSWDLEDLLIDFMTFLEKSIQSPQESTDRYESLLFKLGRKMTFQCQNEVFEALVQGVTSDGKLRLSVKGIETIYGLKEISWIY, encoded by the coding sequence GTGTCCTTTCAATTAGTCAAAATACATGCCACTGAGTCCACTAATGAGGATTTGAAAGTTCGCTTTCGCGAAAGCGAACTGCCACAACTCACTACACTATATACAGACCACCAGATGGCCGGTAAAGGTCAAATGGGAGCAAAGTGGCTTTCAGAACCTTATAAGAACTTGACATTCAGCATATTGATATCTGATTTGCTTAATGGTTTAACAGATTTTGAAATCAATAAATGGGTTGCCGTTACAGTAGTAGAGTGGTTGCGTCAAAAATTACAAATACAGGCAGTTATAAAATGGCCCAACGACATCCTGTCAGTAAATCATAAGCTAGGAGGTATTCTAATTGAAAACATCATACAAAACGGAAAGCGCCAGGCGACCATCATTGGTATAGGTTTAAACATCAATCAAACAGATTTTCAGGAGCTGCCTAAGGCAATTTCCCTAAGACAGATCACCGGTAAATCTTGGGATCTGGAAGATTTGCTTATAGACTTTATGACTTTTCTGGAAAAGAGCATTCAATCACCACAGGAATCTACCGATAGATATGAATCGCTACTTTTCAAGTTGGGTCGCAAGATGACATTTCAATGTCAAAATGAGGTATTCGAAGCACTAGTTCAAGGTGTAACCTCAGATGGTAAATTAA